A window of Chitinispirillum alkaliphilum contains these coding sequences:
- a CDS encoding diguanylate cyclase encodes MKKSILSVALFSISTMLIYLSGTSKTVYEAVKISPQVFFVLIGLVVAACVKFNKSRISFILLLLLLWFFKENIPLISNIPQNEFIIFFSFNVSLLVVSNERGVLSVHGAKKTAVIAGQLILLYIITFSEQSFYFQSQNRIVRAIHYAFNNEKLFIPFAFMFVASSKNIFTEKNPALAATTGCILGFILLFLFRAPLTEITVATGLLTVFIGLLLSIHTTSYTDELTSLPGRRAYNEYTATLGSKYTIAMADIDHFKKFNDTHGHDTGDEVLKMVAKLLSEIGGSGKAFRFGGEEFVLVFNGKLKEQTAEHLEAIRKKISETPLIIRKKRKTPAKKNVSGKNSRMKRKSSDRKTLRVTISLGAEDSSNDKQPEKVMKNADIKLYKSKKAGRNRVTI; translated from the coding sequence ATGAAGAAATCTATCCTGTCAGTTGCACTCTTTTCCATATCCACAATGCTTATCTATCTGAGCGGTACGTCCAAAACAGTGTATGAAGCCGTTAAGATTTCACCACAGGTTTTTTTTGTTCTCATCGGGTTAGTTGTTGCCGCATGTGTTAAATTCAACAAAAGCAGGATCTCATTTATCCTTCTTCTGCTTCTGTTATGGTTTTTCAAAGAGAATATCCCCCTGATATCAAACATTCCTCAAAACGAATTTATTATCTTTTTCTCATTCAATGTCTCTTTACTAGTTGTTTCAAATGAAAGAGGTGTTTTATCTGTTCACGGGGCAAAAAAAACAGCAGTCATTGCCGGGCAGCTCATTCTTCTATACATTATAACTTTTTCTGAACAATCATTTTACTTCCAGTCTCAAAACAGGATAGTGAGAGCGATCCATTATGCCTTCAATAATGAGAAATTGTTCATTCCCTTTGCCTTTATGTTTGTGGCATCATCAAAAAATATATTTACAGAAAAGAACCCAGCTCTTGCAGCAACCACAGGCTGTATTTTAGGATTTATACTACTTTTTTTATTCAGAGCTCCTTTAACAGAAATCACTGTTGCCACAGGACTATTAACAGTATTCATCGGACTCCTTCTTTCTATACATACAACATCATATACTGATGAGCTTACAAGTCTCCCCGGCAGAAGAGCATATAATGAATACACTGCGACCTTAGGATCCAAATACACAATTGCCATGGCAGATATAGACCATTTTAAAAAATTTAACGACACTCACGGCCATGATACGGGTGATGAGGTTCTTAAAATGGTCGCAAAGCTCTTATCAGAGATTGGGGGAAGTGGAAAAGCTTTTCGGTTTGGAGGGGAGGAGTTCGTGCTCGTTTTCAACGGAAAACTAAAGGAGCAAACAGCAGAGCACCTCGAAGCTATACGGAAAAAGATATCAGAAACACCATTAATAATCAGAAAGAAAAGGAAAACTCCGGCAAAAAAGAACGTTTCAGGCAAGAACAGCCGCATGAAAAGAAAATCTTCGGATAGAAAAACACTCAGAGTTACAATTAGTTTGGGGGCAGAGGATTCCTCAAACGATAAACAGCCCGAAAAAGTAATGAAAAATGCGGATATCAAACTCTACAAATCCAAAAAAGCCGGAAGGAACAGGGTTACAATCTAA